From Chloroflexota bacterium, the proteins below share one genomic window:
- a CDS encoding histone deacetylase family protein, which produces MKIIYHPRFEEVYSSDPAAKAGRMESITKELFPHFEMVMAEPATVDDLRLVHSDWHIENIKRMGLTYEVALLAAGGAIKAAELATTAQPAFALIRPPGHHASADHCWGFCFFNNVAISIAKLRKEGKIKTAAILDIDLHFGDGTASIFDNTPEVVYFHPEASNRLVFMDSISRFLAQTRADIIAVSAGFDRHEHDWGRLLKTEDYETIGRLVTEYSEKVCQGQRYGVLEGGYNHNVLGNNVRSLLQGMG; this is translated from the coding sequence ATGAAGATTATCTATCATCCAAGGTTTGAAGAGGTATACAGCAGTGACCCCGCTGCTAAGGCGGGACGGATGGAAAGCATTACCAAGGAGCTCTTTCCTCACTTTGAGATGGTTATGGCCGAACCAGCCACAGTGGATGACCTGAGACTGGTGCACTCAGACTGGCACATAGAGAATATTAAGAGGATGGGCCTGACTTATGAAGTGGCTTTGCTGGCAGCCGGAGGGGCCATCAAGGCCGCGGAACTGGCCACCACAGCCCAACCTGCCTTCGCTCTCATCAGGCCGCCGGGACACCACGCCAGTGCCGACCACTGCTGGGGATTCTGCTTTTTCAATAACGTGGCCATATCCATCGCCAAGCTGAGAAAAGAGGGCAAAATCAAGACAGCGGCAATACTAGACATAGACCTCCACTTCGGAGATGGCACCGCCAGTATCTTTGACAATACACCAGAGGTAGTCTACTTTCACCCGGAGGCTAGCAATCGGCTCGTATTCATGGACAGCATCTCTCGCTTTCTGGCTCAAACACGGGCGGACATAATAGCTGTCTCCGCCGGCTTCGACAGGCACGAGCACGACTGGGGCAGGCTGCTCAAAACGGAGGACTATGAGACTATTGGCCGGTTGGTGACGGAATACTCGGAAAAGGTATGCCAGGGGCAAAGATATGGAGTATTGGAAGGCGGTTACAACCACAATGTACTGGGTAATAACGTCAGAAGCCTGCTTCAGGGAATGGGCTAG
- a CDS encoding co-chaperone GroES, with product MPKPKLQPLGDRVVVKATKQQEVTKGGIVLPDTAKDKPQEGTVIAVGPGKLTEDGKRIAMDIAVNDKVIYAKYAGTEFKLDDEELIILRESDILAKKA from the coding sequence ATGCCTAAACCAAAGCTTCAGCCTTTGGGAGACAGGGTGGTGGTAAAGGCCACCAAGCAGCAGGAGGTGACTAAAGGGGGTATCGTGCTGCCGGACACAGCCAAGGACAAACCTCAGGAAGGCACGGTAATTGCTGTAGGGCCAGGTAAGCTTACCGAAGATGGCAAGAGAATAGCTATGGACATCGCAGTGAATGACAAGGTCATCTACGCCAAGTATGCCGGCACGGAATTCAAGCTTGACGATGAGGAGCTAATAATCCTCCGTGAAAGCGATATCCTGGCCAAGAAAGCTTAA
- a CDS encoding O-acetyl-ADP-ribose deacetylase: MEVIINKTRLSLLQGDITKQATDAIVNAANSSLMGGGGVDGAIHRAGGPAILEECKQIVSRQGRLPAGKAVITTGGNLKARYVIHTVGPIWHDGTRGEPEILASAYRESLRTAVTRGLRTVSFPSISTGAYGYPVDQAAEVALRTVIDFLRQKASLDAVAFVLFDAITYQVYARTMERLMPNTGEAR, translated from the coding sequence ATGGAAGTGATCATCAACAAGACCAGGCTTTCGCTACTCCAGGGAGACATCACCAAACAGGCCACGGATGCCATAGTAAACGCGGCTAATTCCAGCCTGATGGGTGGCGGTGGTGTGGACGGCGCTATCCACCGTGCTGGAGGCCCGGCTATTCTGGAAGAGTGCAAACAAATCGTCTCCCGGCAGGGCCGCCTGCCAGCAGGCAAGGCGGTTATTACCACTGGAGGCAATCTGAAGGCAAGATATGTCATCCACACTGTGGGGCCTATCTGGCATGACGGCACACGAGGTGAACCTGAGATTCTGGCCAGCGCCTATCGAGAGAGCCTACGGACGGCGGTGACAAGGGGCTTAAGGACCGTATCTTTCCCATCGATCAGCACCGGCGCCTACGGCTACCCCGTTGACCAGGCAGCCGAGGTAGCTCTTCGCACCGTGATTGACTTTTTGCGCCAGAAGGCCTCCCTGGATGCCGTGGCCTTCGTCCTCTTCGATGCCATAACTTACCAGGTCTATGCCAGAACCATGGAAAGACTGATGCCTAACACCGGCGAGGCCAGATGA
- the groL gene encoding chaperonin GroEL, producing MAKQIIFGDEARKSLKKGVDILADAVRPTLGPKGRPVALDKKWGPPTVINDGVSIAKEIDLPDPFENMGAQLLKQAASKTNDKCGDGTTTSTLLAQAIVGGGFKNITAGSDAMALKRGIEKAVGVLVEELKKKAISVSGKEQIAQVATISAVDAQIGNMIADVMEKVGKDGVITVEESKGLQFETEYVEGMKFDRGYISPYFVTNPERMETVIEDPYILITDKKISAIADILPALEKMLQVSKNLVIIAEDVDGEALATLVVNKLRGTLNCLAVKAPGFGDRRKAMLEDMAILTGGTVISEEVGRKLDSTTVADLGRARKVVADKDNTTFVEGKGSEADIQARMKQIKAQIEETTSDFDREKLQERLAKLAGGVAVIKVGAATETELKEKKHRVEDALSATRAAVEEGILPGGGVALLNAAAALAPYLKDGDEAIGVKVVKEAIEEPIRWIATNAGAEGSVIVEEVKKSKPGVGYDAAKGEFGDMVKKGIIDPAKVVRTALENAASVAVMILTTESLVTDIPEKEKAGAPPPMPEY from the coding sequence GTGGCAAAACAGATAATTTTCGGAGACGAAGCCAGGAAAAGTCTGAAGAAAGGGGTGGACATCCTGGCTGATGCGGTTAGGCCGACCCTGGGGCCAAAAGGGCGTCCGGTGGCCCTGGACAAGAAGTGGGGCCCACCGACGGTCATCAATGACGGCGTTAGCATTGCCAAAGAGATTGATCTCCCTGATCCTTTCGAGAACATGGGGGCCCAATTGCTGAAACAGGCTGCCTCCAAGACCAACGACAAGTGTGGTGATGGCACCACCACATCCACACTGCTGGCGCAAGCCATCGTTGGTGGCGGCTTCAAGAACATAACCGCTGGGTCGGATGCTATGGCTCTTAAGCGGGGCATAGAGAAAGCGGTCGGTGTCCTGGTTGAAGAGCTCAAGAAGAAGGCTATCAGCGTGTCTGGTAAAGAACAGATTGCTCAGGTGGCCACTATCTCGGCAGTGGATGCTCAGATTGGAAACATGATTGCCGATGTAATGGAGAAGGTGGGTAAGGACGGGGTTATCACGGTAGAGGAATCGAAAGGGCTTCAGTTTGAGACAGAGTATGTTGAGGGTATGAAGTTTGACCGCGGTTACATCAGTCCCTATTTCGTCACCAACCCGGAGCGAATGGAGACGGTGATTGAAGACCCCTACATCCTTATCACCGACAAGAAGATCTCGGCCATCGCTGATATTCTGCCGGCTCTTGAAAAGATGCTTCAGGTGAGCAAGAACCTGGTGATCATTGCCGAGGATGTAGACGGGGAAGCGCTGGCTACCCTGGTGGTCAACAAGCTCAGGGGCACGCTCAACTGTCTGGCGGTGAAAGCGCCTGGCTTTGGTGACCGGCGCAAGGCCATGCTGGAGGATATGGCCATCCTCACCGGCGGGACAGTGATCTCTGAAGAGGTGGGCCGTAAGCTCGACTCGACCACGGTAGCTGATCTGGGCCGAGCCCGCAAGGTGGTAGCCGACAAGGACAACACCACTTTCGTGGAAGGTAAGGGCAGTGAGGCCGATATTCAGGCGAGGATGAAGCAGATAAAGGCCCAGATAGAGGAGACCACCTCTGATTTCGACCGCGAGAAGCTTCAGGAGCGGCTGGCGAAGCTGGCTGGTGGGGTGGCGGTAATAAAGGTGGGGGCCGCCACAGAGACAGAGCTTAAAGAGAAGAAGCACCGGGTGGAAGACGCCCTTTCAGCTACCAGGGCTGCCGTAGAGGAAGGCATCCTTCCTGGGGGTGGGGTAGCTTTGCTGAATGCCGCTGCTGCCCTGGCTCCGTATCTGAAGGACGGTGACGAGGCTATCGGAGTGAAGGTGGTGAAGGAGGCCATAGAGGAGCCAATTCGGTGGATTGCCACCAATGCCGGGGCAGAAGGCTCGGTGATAGTAGAAGAAGTCAAGAAGAGCAAACCTGGTGTTGGGTACGATGCTGCCAAGGGCGAGTTTGGTGACATGGTGAAGAAAGGTATCATTGATCCGGCGAAAGTGGTGCGGACAGCCCTGGAGAATGCTGCCAGTGTGGCGGTAATGATATTGACTACCGAGTCGCTGGTAACTGATATCCCGGAGAAAGAAAAGGCTGGTGCTCCGCCGCCCATGCCAGAGTACTAG
- a CDS encoding insulinase family protein, giving the protein MYQKTVLDNGLRVITSTMPHAYSVCVGIFIGTGSRYESDDKAGVSHFIEHLCFKGTHRRATSKEICEVIEGVGGIVNAGTDKEMTVYWCKVARPHFSLAIDVLADMLSNSRFDPGDIEKERQVIIEEINMSLDSPQQTVDMLIDKLVWPEHPMGRDVAGTKASVSGVGREDMLRYMEQHYTAGNIVIAVSGGVSHQEAMACLKDSFGSWHVGPPQKYLAANDRQYHARFQSEHRTTEQAHLCLALPGLSLTHPDRFCLDLLNVILGEGMSSRLFVEIREKRGLAYAIQSYVNHHLDTGSLTVYAGVDPASLSTTVSAILGELRRLKEEIPEVDLTKAKELSKGRLLLRMEDTRSVAGWLGAQELLLREIRTVDQVVSMIDSIRADDLLRVGQELFVADKLNLAVVGPVKEKQLEGLLHF; this is encoded by the coding sequence TTGTACCAGAAAACTGTTCTTGATAATGGGCTGAGGGTGATTACCAGCACCATGCCACATGCTTATTCGGTGTGCGTGGGCATTTTCATTGGGACTGGTTCCCGCTACGAGAGCGATGACAAAGCTGGTGTTTCTCACTTCATTGAACATCTCTGTTTCAAGGGGACCCACCGCAGGGCGACATCCAAGGAGATATGCGAGGTTATTGAAGGGGTGGGAGGAATAGTCAACGCTGGCACGGACAAGGAAATGACCGTCTACTGGTGCAAAGTGGCCCGCCCGCATTTCTCTCTGGCAATAGACGTCCTGGCCGACATGCTATCGAACTCAAGGTTTGACCCGGGGGATATAGAGAAGGAGAGGCAAGTAATCATTGAGGAGATAAACATGAGCCTCGACTCCCCTCAGCAGACAGTCGATATGCTTATCGACAAGCTGGTGTGGCCTGAGCATCCCATGGGAAGGGACGTTGCCGGAACCAAGGCCTCGGTGTCCGGGGTCGGTCGCGAGGATATGTTACGTTATATGGAACAACACTACACGGCTGGCAACATAGTAATCGCCGTCAGCGGCGGCGTTAGTCACCAGGAAGCAATGGCCTGTCTGAAGGACTCCTTTGGAAGCTGGCACGTCGGGCCACCGCAGAAGTATCTTGCGGCCAACGATAGACAATACCATGCGCGGTTTCAATCCGAGCATCGCACCACAGAGCAAGCTCACCTCTGCTTAGCTTTACCTGGCTTGTCCCTCACTCACCCCGATCGGTTCTGTCTTGACCTGCTGAATGTTATCCTCGGTGAGGGAATGAGCAGCCGCCTTTTCGTGGAGATTCGCGAGAAACGCGGGCTGGCCTACGCTATTCAAAGCTATGTCAATCATCACCTGGATACGGGTTCTCTGACCGTGTATGCCGGTGTTGATCCTGCCTCCCTTTCCACCACCGTCTCTGCTATTCTGGGAGAACTCCGTCGGCTGAAGGAGGAAATACCCGAGGTTGACCTCACCAAGGCAAAGGAACTATCTAAGGGACGCCTCTTGCTCCGTATGGAAGACACTCGAAGCGTGGCCGGCTGGCTAGGTGCCCAGGAGTTGTTGCTGAGGGAAATCCGCACTGTTGATCAGGTGGTCTCCATGATTGATTCCATCAGGGCTGATGACTTGCTTCGCGTTGGTCAGGAGCTTTTTGTTGCGGATAAGCTGAACTTAGCGGTTGTCGGACCAGTGAAAGAAAAACAACTGGAAGGACTGCTCCATTTCTGA